In Candidatus Omnitrophota bacterium, a single genomic region encodes these proteins:
- the avd gene encoding diversity-generating retroelement protein Avd has protein sequence WMLPKIANFPRDQRFLLADRIEKILLEILEMLIEANYSKQKREILIKVNLKLDVLRFMMRISKDMKYVNIDSYDFFCQSGIEIGKMVGGWLKAAVL, from the coding sequence TTTGGATGTTGCCAAAAATCGCGAATTTTCCAAGAGACCAAAGGTTTTTGCTGGCAGACCGCATAGAAAAAATACTGCTTGAAATATTAGAGATGTTAATAGAGGCGAATTACTCTAAGCAGAAAAGGGAGATTTTGATCAAGGTTAACCTGAAATTGGATGTTTTGCGTTTTATGATGAGGATTTCCAAGGATATGAAATACGTGAATATAGACAGCTATGATTTTTTCTGTCAATCGGGAATCGAAATAGGCAAGATGGTTGGAGGTTGGCTTAAAGCAGCGGTTCTTTGA